In bacterium, one DNA window encodes the following:
- a CDS encoding S-layer homology domain-containing protein: MRPAGRRRRRGFRSLVVLLAAVLLVVPSVAGAAEDEGTVYDDDPLGLIAAYNITTFFSLDRDDLWDVWICEVPEGTLEFSPEAAVTRFEDEIAPYYDWLSGGRYRPVFRVGGTIEATAFDNWGGCNSPVYEASLGMREEDRPEGVLIIVNMVTTASFGSFGAIGFPSPVEVKIDYGATVTYPNNPRTVQLGGQVLAEPGSLPPTHFVLGPLPKISTVAHEMGHGIGFPHSYRTSDYDNPMDVMSNTDAVAGLQVGTVAINRYAAGWIDPEEVRIHSGGRAVYRLHPIGEEGTQMLVLRSDSSSFMTLGARVRKGYDTGIPVEGVESYLIDQQPDDCFRYPDYQACFATERPTRLFADVGAGYTWEGMAVNILRRVGDSFLVEVSEHTEAEESDNRFVDDDGNTHEENIEIVAALGITLGCNPPDNDRFCPRRPVTRAQMSAFLGRALGESGDDAPAASRFTDIPDGAWYLGYVESLADLGVFPEQAGSPFRPTDPLTRLEMAVWMAGAFESITEVEPQGVFTDVAADAWYAAAVEGLRAAGVTKGCKADPLSYCPYDDVSRDQMASFLARVLVTS, translated from the coding sequence ATGAGGCCCGCTGGGCGCCGCAGGAGACGCGGGTTCCGTTCTTTGGTGGTGCTTCTGGCGGCGGTGTTGCTGGTGGTCCCATCCGTGGCGGGGGCAGCCGAAGACGAGGGGACTGTCTACGACGACGATCCGCTGGGCCTGATCGCCGCGTACAACATCACGACCTTTTTCAGCTTGGACAGAGACGATCTCTGGGATGTGTGGATCTGCGAAGTACCGGAAGGGACCTTGGAGTTCTCGCCGGAGGCGGCGGTGACCCGATTCGAAGACGAGATCGCACCCTATTACGACTGGTTGTCGGGAGGCCGCTACCGCCCGGTGTTCCGGGTGGGCGGGACGATAGAGGCGACGGCGTTCGACAACTGGGGAGGATGCAATTCTCCGGTATACGAGGCTTCGTTGGGGATGCGTGAGGAGGACCGGCCCGAGGGTGTCCTGATAATCGTCAACATGGTGACCACTGCAAGCTTCGGCAGCTTCGGAGCCATTGGGTTCCCCTCGCCGGTCGAGGTGAAGATAGACTACGGTGCTACCGTTACCTACCCCAACAACCCCCGTACGGTGCAATTGGGCGGTCAGGTACTGGCCGAGCCGGGTTCTCTACCTCCGACACACTTCGTTCTCGGCCCGTTGCCCAAAATATCGACCGTCGCGCACGAGATGGGACACGGGATCGGTTTTCCTCACTCGTACCGGACCAGTGACTATGACAACCCGATGGACGTCATGAGCAACACCGATGCGGTGGCCGGCCTCCAAGTGGGCACTGTTGCGATCAACAGGTATGCGGCGGGTTGGATCGACCCGGAGGAGGTCCGGATACACAGCGGAGGCCGAGCGGTGTATCGACTCCATCCGATCGGGGAGGAAGGCACCCAGATGCTGGTCCTGCGATCGGACAGCAGCAGTTTCATGACGCTCGGGGCAAGGGTCAGGAAGGGCTACGACACCGGTATACCCGTTGAGGGCGTCGAATCGTATCTCATAGACCAACAACCCGACGACTGCTTCCGATACCCGGACTACCAGGCCTGTTTCGCCACGGAAAGGCCCACCCGGCTCTTCGCGGATGTCGGCGCAGGCTACACCTGGGAGGGTATGGCTGTGAACATCCTAAGGCGCGTCGGGGACAGCTTCCTGGTGGAGGTGAGCGAACATACTGAGGCCGAAGAGAGCGACAACCGCTTCGTGGATGACGACGGAAACACCCACGAGGAGAACATCGAGATAGTCGCAGCGCTCGGAATCACGCTGGGCTGCAACCCGCCCGACAACGACCGGTTCTGTCCTAGACGTCCGGTAACGCGTGCGCAGATGTCCGCATTCCTGGGAAGAGCGCTGGGCGAGTCGGGAGACGACGCGCCAGCCGCCAGCCGGTTCACCGACATTCCCGATGGTGCCTGGTACTTGGGATACGTAGAGAGCCTCGCCGACCTGGGTGTATTCCCTGAACAAGCCGGTAGCCCCTTCCGTCCCACCGACCCGCTGACCCGCCTCGAGATGGCGGTGTGGATGGCGGGAGCCTTCGAATCGATCACCGAGGTCGAACCGCAGGGGGTCTTCACCGACGTCGCTGCGGACGCTTGGTACGCCGCAGCCGTCGAAGGACTTCGTGCCGCAGGGGTGACCAAAGGCTGCAAGGCCGACCCGCTGTCCTACTGTCCCTACGACGACGTCAGCCGGGACCAGATGGCATCCTTCTTGGCCCGCGTGCTCGTAACTTCGTAG